The Glycine soja cultivar W05 chromosome 6, ASM419377v2, whole genome shotgun sequence genome has a window encoding:
- the LOC114416617 gene encoding uncharacterized protein LOC114416617 isoform X2, which translates to MPPVLQLESLPVLNALTDIFQDNSPRLQDIALYLFPSELTERSRKNLDSILKFMNAEKSMLRSYINGVELLVFTSNQLDMDSKAAVKTRHFLWGLFRQKKIDKAVERVPDLELVDMDIDMIGGKNMVGRADDVQNYKPKSDIPLGF; encoded by the exons ATGCCACCAGTCCTTCAACTGGAGTCACTTCCTGTGTTGAATGCCTTGACTGACATATTCCAGGATAATTCTCCAAGGCTTCAGGATATTGCATTGTATTTATTTCCATCAGAACTTACTGAGAG GTCCAGAAAGAACCTGGATAGCATATTGAAGTTTATGAATGCTGAGAAATCAATGCTGAGAAGTTATATTAATGGAGTAGAGTTGCTGGTATTTACCTCAAATCAACTTGACATGGACTCAAAGG CTGCAGTAAAGACTCGACATTTCCTGTGGGGATTGTTTCGCcaaaagaaaattgataaagCTGTTGAAAGAGTACCTGACCTGGAGCTAGTTGATATGGACATCGATATGATTGGGGGAAAAAACATGGTAGGGAGAGCTGATGACGTTCAAAATTATAAACCCAAGAGTGACATTCCTCTAGGCTTTTGA
- the LOC114416617 gene encoding uncharacterized protein LOC114416617 isoform X1, translated as MPPVLQLESLPVLNALTDIFQDNSPRLQDIALYLFPSELTERSRKNLDSILKFMNAEKSMLRSYINGVELLVFTSNQLDMDSKGAIAAVKTRHFLWGLFRQKKIDKAVERVPDLELVDMDIDMIGGKNMVGRADDVQNYKPKSDIPLGF; from the exons ATGCCACCAGTCCTTCAACTGGAGTCACTTCCTGTGTTGAATGCCTTGACTGACATATTCCAGGATAATTCTCCAAGGCTTCAGGATATTGCATTGTATTTATTTCCATCAGAACTTACTGAGAG GTCCAGAAAGAACCTGGATAGCATATTGAAGTTTATGAATGCTGAGAAATCAATGCTGAGAAGTTATATTAATGGAGTAGAGTTGCTGGTATTTACCTCAAATCAACTTGACATGGACTCAAAGG GTGCTATAGCTGCAGTAAAGACTCGACATTTCCTGTGGGGATTGTTTCGCcaaaagaaaattgataaagCTGTTGAAAGAGTACCTGACCTGGAGCTAGTTGATATGGACATCGATATGATTGGGGGAAAAAACATGGTAGGGAGAGCTGATGACGTTCAAAATTATAAACCCAAGAGTGACATTCCTCTAGGCTTTTGA